In the Gossypium raimondii isolate GPD5lz chromosome 9, ASM2569854v1, whole genome shotgun sequence genome, one interval contains:
- the LOC105800115 gene encoding protein phosphatase inhibitor 2 has translation MSLAAVGRLCFPSLGFTLAALDVGLFSMLIVQILFSYKIPILHNLFSFSYLHIHFNTGFLLKKDICFSIVSSCALDLIILFRGSIRRVRWNEEKLKEIEANKPVRQKITEPKTPYHPMIDDDDVSLSPVRHVFNDCLDDMDAKKLCPALKDVASPSTKTTGCSAGWTSSGDDANAVAHEEDQSGRNFKEQRKSHYDEFFKIKELRRKGSFLEDEHDRVEDDLSSSLSSGVKDIGVEEGTATLP, from the exons ATGTCTTTAGCTGCAGTTGGTCGCTTGTGTTTTCCCTCTTTAGGGTTCACCTTAGCAGCTTTAGATGTTGGTTTATTTAGCATGTTGATCGTGCAGATT CTATTTTCGTACAAAATTCCCATTTTGCAtaatcttttttcattttcctacTTACACATTCATTTTAATACAGGTTTTTTGCTGAAGAAAGATATATGCTTTTCTATAGTTTCTAGTTGTGCCTTGGATCTAATAATTCTTTTCAGGGGTAGCATTAGGCGTGTAAGATGGAATGAGGAAAAACTTAAGGAAATTGAAGCAAATAAACCTGTAAGGCAGAAAATAACTGAACCCAAGACGCCGTACCACCCTatgattgatgatgatgatg TGTCTTTGTCTCCTGTAAGACATGTTTTCAATGATTGTCTCGATGATATGGATGCAAAAAAATTATGCCCTGCTTTGAAGGATGTGGCTTCCCCTAGTACAAAAACAACTGGGTGCTCAGCTGGCTGGACATCTTCGGGTGATGACGCTAATGCTGTGGCTCACGAAGAAG ATCAAAGTGGTAGGAACTTTAAGGAGCAACGAAAATCACActatgatgaatttttcaaGATAAAGGAATTGCGACGGAAGGGCTCTTTCCTTGAGGACGAACATGATAGGGTGGAGGATGATCTATCTTCATCTTTAAGCTCTGGTGTGAAAGACATTGG